A DNA window from Ostrea edulis chromosome 5, xbOstEdul1.1, whole genome shotgun sequence contains the following coding sequences:
- the LOC125649930 gene encoding uncharacterized protein LOC125649930: MARIKRVPKKSTSLTSTENVVHNISRTYKSLHNLQRQSKITGGIKKPHPWKPSLGVLLDIRRYQRTTSLLIPKLSFQRIVRSLTDSNFKGIKFQTQALHALQEACEDFIVSVFADTNLCALHGKRVTILPKDMQLALRIRGRKGFLPEPVQEE, from the exons ATGGCTCGCATTAAGCGGGTACCGAAAAAATCGACCTCTCTGACATCTACGGAGAATGTCGTTCATAACATTTCCAGGACATACAAGTCGCTACATAATCTCCAACGTCAGTCAAAGATAACTGGAGGGATTAAAAAACCTCATCCCTGGAAACCAAGCTTGGGTGTTCTCTTGGATATTCGAAGATACCAACGAACAACAAGCTTGCTTATACCAAAACTTTCTTTTCAAAGGATTGTTAGATCTCTGACAGATTCGAATTTTAAAGGaattaaatttcaaactcaAGCACTTCATGCTTTACAG GAAGCATGCGAAGATTTCATAGTTAGCGTTTTTGCAGACACAAATTTGTGTGCTCTCCATGGGAAAAGAGTAACCATACTGCCGAAGGACATGCAGCTGGCTCTTAGAATAAGGGGACGAAAGGGCTTCCTGCCTGAACCAGTCCAAGAAGAATGA